From Nicotiana tabacum cultivar K326 chromosome 22, ASM71507v2, whole genome shotgun sequence, one genomic window encodes:
- the LOC142176662 gene encoding uncharacterized protein LOC142176662, whose translation MAKLKVVNIVFFLLLGIGICSAARTLLTYDHVGVGGEVGAYGAGHGIGGGAGGGVAAGGYAGGGGGGSGGGGGYGAAGDHGYASGGGSGGGAGGGSGYAAGGEHGAGYAGGGGGGSGAGGGYAGGGHDAGHASGGGEGGGSGYGAGGAPGGGYGAGGGGGSGGGGAAAGGAHGGGYAEGAGGGSGGGYGAGGAPGGGYGGGGGHAGGGGGAYAGGAAAGGYGSGGGAGGGAGGAYGGGGGGSGAGGGGAYAGGGEHAGGYGGGAGGGEGDGHGGGYAP comes from the coding sequence ATGGCGAAGCTTAAAGTTGTTAACATTGTTTTCTTTCTGTTGTTGGGTATAGGAATATGTTCAGCTGCTAGAACACTCCTCACTTATGATCATGTAGGTGTTGGGGGTGAGGTAGGCGCCTATGGTGCAGGCCATGGCATTGGTGGTGGTGCTGGTGGTGGTGTTGCTGCTGGAGGCTATGCTGGTGGTGGTGGAGGAGGTTCCGGTGGAGGTGGTGGATATGGAGCTGCAGGTGACCATGGTTATGCCAGCGGAGGTGGCAGTGGAGGCGGAGCCGGTGGTGGTTCTGGCTATGCAGCTGGAGGAGAGCATGGTGCTGGATATGCTGGAGGAGGTGGTGGTGGAAGTGGAGCAGGAGGTGGCTATGCTGGTGGAGGACACGATGCTGGACATGCAAGTGGTGGTGGTGAAGGTGGTGGTAGCGGATATGGTGCTGGAGGAGCACCTGGTGGTGGTTATGGTGCTGGAGGTGGTGGAGGCAGTGGTGGCGGCGGAGCAGCTGCAGGTGGAGCACATGGTGGTGGATATGCTGAAGGCGCAGGAGGAGGCAGTGGTGGCGGCTATGGTGCTGGTGGGGCACCAGGAGGTGGATATGGTGGTGGAGGTGGGCATGCAGGTGGTGGCGGTGGTGCTTATGCTGGAGGAGCAGCAGCTGGTGGATACGGTAGTGGAGGAGGAGCCGGTGGTGGTGCAGGAGGAGCATATGGAGGCGGTGGTGGCGGTAGTGGTGCCGGTGGAGGTGGAGCTTACGCTGGAGGAGGTGAGCATGCTGGTGGATATGGAGGAGGTGCTGGAGGTGGTGAAGGTGATGGACACGGTGGTGGCTACGCCCCTTGA